In a genomic window of candidate division WOR-3 bacterium:
- a CDS encoding WG repeat-containing protein yields the protein MGEKLIPFPRGSKWGYVDKEGKVVINPQFDYAYPFSEGLAGVNIGGRQFGHPGGILIKGRDKLGINLPFFDFPRGIYREGGILFGKWGYINKEGKFVINPQFDYAYPFSEGLAVVQDGGLWGHINKEGQNFKIKFD from the coding sequence ATGGGAGAAAAATTGATTCCTTTTCCCAGAGGTTCCAAATGGGGCTATGTTGACAAGGAAGGGAAGGTCGTCATAAATCCCCAATTTGATTATGCTTATCCTTTTTCTGAAGGTTTGGCGGGGGTAAATATTGGTGGCCGCCAATTTGGTCATCCTGGTGGTATCCTTATTAAAGGTAGAGACAAACTTGGTATAAATCTCCCATTTTTTGATTTTCCTCGGGGAATCTACCGGGAAGGGGGAATATTGTTTGGCAAATGGGGCTATATCAACAAGGAAGGCAAATTTGTTATAAATCCCCAATTTGATTATGCTTATCCTTTTTCCGAAGGCCTAGCAGTTGTACAAGATGGTGGCCTATGGGGTCATATCAACAAGGAAGGGCAAAATTTTAAAATAAAATTTGATTGA
- a CDS encoding biopolymer transporter ExbD, with translation MRRKNSFREKFLFGINITSLADISITLMIIFLIAGITATLSQSGLDIKLPSSSYVKDMTKEGVTITIKKSGEIYIEETQVTERNFPTVLQNFLSRKEATSCFLKAEPEVPYGKIIFVLGKVKEVGVKEVGLLATYKRE, from the coding sequence ATGAGAAGGAAAAATTCTTTTCGGGAGAAGTTTCTTTTCGGCATAAACATCACCTCTCTGGCGGATATCTCAATCACCTTGATGATTATCTTTTTGATTGCCGGGATTACCGCCACCCTTTCCCAAAGTGGCTTGGATATCAAATTGCCGAGTAGTTCCTATGTGAAGGATATGACAAAAGAAGGGGTGACGATAACTATAAAAAAGAGTGGCGAGATTTACATTGAAGAGACCCAAGTGACGGAGAGGAATTTCCCAACGGTTTTGCAAAACTTCCTCTCCCGCAAAGAGGCAACAAGTTGTTTCTTAAAGGCAGAGCCCGAAGTTCCTTATGGTAAAATTATATTTGTCTTAGGAAAAGTTAAAGAAGTTGGGGTAAAAGAGGTTGGGCTTTTAGCAACTTATAAAAGGGAATGA
- a CDS encoding energy transducer TonB: protein MRENLLFSFLLHLLLLSPFLFTQAKKTIEYPTVLTVNLLPKIETPQTGEREGIEMVKEVKKVEAKEEKKVEKKEAKREEKKFVYQGLGITTEGGRYPSYYLEAIISKIGENWFNPYEGQNILLKTTVFFIVKKDGEIFGAKIEKSSGREDYDNYCLRAVLLTKRLPPIPDEMRVEELKIHLEFEHK from the coding sequence ATGAGGGAGAATTTATTATTCTCTTTTCTGCTTCATCTCCTTCTTCTCTCCCCTTTCCTTTTCACCCAGGCGAAAAAGACAATTGAATACCCAACAGTATTAACAGTGAACCTCCTCCCGAAGATAGAAACACCCCAGACCGGAGAGAGGGAAGGGATTGAGATGGTGAAAGAGGTGAAGAAGGTGGAAGCGAAAGAGGAGAAGAAGGTGGAGAAGAAGGAGGCAAAAAGAGAAGAGAAGAAGTTTGTCTATCAGGGTTTGGGGATTACGACCGAAGGGGGAAGGTATCCTTCTTATTACTTGGAGGCGATTATCTCTAAGATTGGGGAGAATTGGTTTAATCCTTATGAGGGACAGAATATCTTATTAAAGACCACAGTCTTCTTTATCGTGAAAAAGGATGGTGAGATTTTCGGTGCGAAGATTGAAAAAAGTTCCGGCAGGGAAGACTATGATAACTATTGCCTGCGGGCAGTCCTTTTGACAAAGAGGTTACCGCCAATCCCCGATGAGATGAGGGTTGAGGAGTTGAAGATTCATTTGGAGTTTGAACATAAATGA